In the Helianthus annuus cultivar XRQ/B chromosome 11, HanXRQr2.0-SUNRISE, whole genome shotgun sequence genome, one interval contains:
- the LOC110890029 gene encoding G-type lectin S-receptor-like serine/threonine-protein kinase At4g27290 isoform X5: MAERRVTKTKLIFGFQVILYASIICTYAADTLSANQTIKYNETIVSPQETFELGFFSPGNSKNHYVGIWYKKRSYRTVVWVANRNTPLTHTSGELTLTLRGVLIIRDATMGNITWSSANSSNTSVTNPTAQLLDTGNFIVYDGLNQENPIWQSFDFLSDTLLPGMKYGVDFVTGFERRYTSWKSDDDPAFGEFSYGIDIRGYPQAILMDGPNVKFRGGPWNGLRYTGYPNLRPNPIYNYTFVLNKRETYFRYDLINTSVLMRVVLFPNGTIQRLLWADDNQVWKIYLGPLGDQCDLYAVCGPFGSCNIETSPVCECLKGFEPKSPEQWRAAESSQGCKRTIPLDCGPGEGFNQYSNLKLPDTRSSWYNQTMTLGECEKKCKSDCSCTAYTNLNISGAGSGCLLWFGDLMDIRTYSKNGDTLYIRMPPSELDLIANGTSSSVGIRVRVMVPIASVVLVILVSIYLLFYRFKRKKQHQQGTHTNMIEHDPENRNGDEDLELPLFSMFTLLKATNNFSMYNKLGEGGFGPVYKGVLEDGHEIAVKRLAKTSTQGLYEFKNEVISISKLQHRNLVKLLGCCIDGSEKILIYEYMPNKGLDSFIFDKSQSKLLEWPTRYQIINGIARGLLYLHQDSRLRIVHRDLKVSNILLDMDMNPKISDFGTARTFGEKQLEANTNRVVGTYGYMAPEYAGDGIFSTKSDVYSFGVVVLEIVSGEKNRGFIHKKHCNNLIGHVLKLLGCLGA, translated from the exons ATGGCGGAAAGAAGAGTGACCAAGACGAAGTTGATATTTGGCTTCCAAGTTATACTCTACGCATCAATAATCTGTACGTATGCTGCAGATACCCTATCTGCAAACCAAACCATTAAATACAATGAAACCATCGTTTCACCACAAGAAACCTTCGAGCTTGGTTTCTTTAGCCCCGGAAACTCCAAGAACCATTATGTCGGAATTTGGTACAAGAAAAGATCGTACCGAACCGTTGTATGGGTAGCTAACCGCAACACACCACTCACACATACCTCTGGCGAGCTAACTCTCACCCTTCGGGGAGTTTTAATTATCCGCGACGCCACCATGGGCAATATCACATGGTCATCAGCGAACTCATCAAACACATCGGTGACGAATCCAACTGCTCAGCTTCTAGATACAGGCAACTTTATAGTTTACGATGGCCTCAATCAAGAAAATCCCATATGGCAAAGTTTTGACTTTTTGTCAGATACTTTACTTCCCGGGATGAAGTACGGGGTAGATTTTGTTACCGGTTTTGAAAGGCGTTACACGTCGTGGAAATCCGACGACGATCCTGCTTTCGGTGAATTTTCTTATGGGATTGATATCAGAGGTTATCCTCAGGCGATCCTAATGGATGGCCCGAACGTAAAGTTCCGGGGAGGTCCATGGAACGGACTAAGGTATACCGGATACCCTAATTTGAGGCCTAACCCTATTTACAACTACACGTTTGTTCTTAATAAAAGAGAAACTTACTTCCGGTATGATCTTATAAATACTTCGGTTTTAATGCGAGTGGTGTTGTTTCCAAATGGTACTATACAGCGCTTGTTATGGGCTGATGACAACCAAGTATGGAAGATTTATTTGGGCCCACTAGGGGATCAATGTGATCTCTACGCTGTGTGCGGTCCGTTCGGCAGCTGCAACATTGAAACCTCTCCTGTTTGTGAATGTTTGAAGGGGTTTGAACCCAAATCTCCGGAACAGTGGAGGGCTGCAGAGTCTTCACAAGGGTGTAAACGCACTATCCCTTTGGATTGTGGACCTGGGGAGGGGTTCAACCAATATTCTAACCTAAAGTTACCCGACACACGATCGTCATGGTATAACCAGACCATGACCCTTGGGGAATGTGAGAAGAAGTGCAAAAGTGATTGTTCATGTACTGCTTACACAAATTTGAATATCTCAGGGGCCGGGAGTGGTTGCTTGCTATGGTTCGGTGACCTAATGGATATCAGAACATATTCTAAAAACGGGGATACTCTTTATATACGCATGCCACCTTCCGAGTTAG ACTTGATAGCAAACGGCACCAGCTCAAGTGTAGGGATAAGAGTACGAGTTATGGTCCCCATAGCATCTGTTGTTTTGGTCATCCTAGTTTCAATATACTTACTATTTTATCGTTTTAAAAGGAAGAAGCAACATCAACAAG GGACACACACaaacatgattgaacatgatCCTGAAAATAGAAATGGTGACGAAGATCTAGAGTTACCCTTGTTTAGCATGTTTACATTACTTAAAGCCACTAACAACTTTTCGATGTACAACAAACTTGGAGAGGGAGGTTTTGGCCCCGTTTACAAG GGTGTACTGGAAGACGGGCATGAAATAGCAGTGAAGCGGCTAGCAAAAACATCCACTCAAGGACTTTACGAGTTCAAGAATGAAGTCATCTCAATATCTAAACTACAACATCGCAATCTTGTCAAGCTTTTGGGATGTTGCATAGATGGTTCCGAAAAGATATTGATTTATGAATATATGCCAAACAAAGGCCTCGATTCCTTCATATTTG ATAAATCTCAAAGCAAACTCCTCGAGTGGCCTACACGTTACCAGATTATCAATGGAATTGCTCGTGGACTTCTTTATCTTCACCAAGACTCTCGGCTTAGAATTGTACATAGAGATCTCAAAGTTAGCAATATTTTGCTAGACATGGATATGAACCCAAAGATATCAGATTTTGGTACAGCTAGAACTTTTGGAGAAAAGCAGTTGGAAGCAAACACAAACAGAGTGGTTGGAACATA TGGCTACATGGCGCCTGAGTATGCGGGTGATGGTATCTTTTCAACAAAGTCAGATGTATACAGCTTTGGCGTGGTAGTGTTGGAAATTGTGTCCGGGGAGAAAAACAGAGGATTTATCCACAAAAAACACTGCAACAACCTTATTGGACAT